The Patescibacteria group bacterium genome window below encodes:
- a CDS encoding zinc-ribbon domain-containing protein, which produces MVGHAGKPAWVAQAIAGEGLFASCYKFNPLMFCIKCGKQQSDDARFCSSCGIESPKAVTSFTTESMTQPKKQSSAWLNTGIIMVIIGFLLAINNFYAPTTAEAVGYDIGNSIVFFLGLSIIYFELRKKKNDVKLESENTHHSGTFTGAKDEATKEINDAELDASSEIIISHVQTNRPAGIEIANNYNIFLPIWGGWGYSKEDAVVIDSRHPIVNPDKPFDGVGIEYAFVKNRINKELDTAQPEGQKFTGIKYKLLEQTFRNDGDKKFDILKFEVEALPVTAKAEPLVWEEEFWFDITSFMLKTR; this is translated from the coding sequence CCGCTTATGTTTTGTATCAAATGTGGCAAGCAACAGTCCGATGACGCCAGGTTTTGTTCCAGTTGTGGCATTGAGAGCCCCAAGGCGGTTACGTCATTTACGACGGAATCAATGACACAGCCCAAAAAGCAATCCTCCGCATGGTTGAACACCGGTATTATCATGGTGATTATTGGATTCCTACTCGCAATAAACAATTTTTACGCACCAACCACCGCAGAAGCCGTAGGTTACGATATTGGAAACTCAATCGTTTTCTTCCTTGGTTTAAGCATTATTTATTTCGAGCTTAGAAAAAAGAAAAATGACGTGAAGTTAGAATCAGAAAACACACACCATTCGGGGACGTTTACTGGTGCTAAGGATGAAGCCACAAAAGAAATAAATGACGCCGAACTCGATGCTTCGAGTGAAATTATTATTTCGCACGTTCAGACTAACAGGCCTGCCGGAATAGAAATTGCAAATAACTATAATATTTTCTTACCCATTTGGGGCGGTTGGGGTTATTCAAAAGAGGATGCCGTCGTGATAGACAGCAGACATCCGATAGTAAATCCCGACAAGCCGTTTGACGGGGTGGGGATTGAGTATGCGTTCGTGAAGAATAGAATCAATAAAGAACTGGATACTGCCCAACCGGAGGGTCAAAAATTCACAGGCATTAAATATAAACTTCTGGAGCAGACATTTCGCAACGACGGGGATAAGAAATTCGATATATTGAAATTTGAGGTCGAGGCGCTGCCGGTCACAGCGAAAGCTGAGCCGCTGGTGTGGGAAGAGGAGTTTTGGTTCGATATAACGAGTTTCATGCTAAAGACGCGGTAG